A window of Lates calcarifer isolate ASB-BC8 unplaced genomic scaffold, TLL_Latcal_v3 _unitig_1039_quiver_834, whole genome shotgun sequence genomic DNA:
actTTCAATACGACTCGGTCTCTTTTACCTGTGATGGGTTCGGTGGCTCAGCTGAGTGGAGAGTGTTGAGGAAGCTCATGGGAGTCGTTGCAATCTGTGCCTCTTCCTGGGAGACGTTGGCAGGACCCTGCACCGTAAAACCTGCCTTAACCAGAGACAGTGGAGGATACTGgtgtgaagctgcaggaggaaggagaagcagcactgtcaacatcactgtcactggtacATTTGTTGTCTTGAATGTCTTTTGTATCTATATATTCCCAACACAGTCATGTATGCACTGAATTTCCCCTTCATCACACGATAGATAACTTACActgtcagtggttttagtgttgtgactgatcagtgtattttccactgaaaatgGCAAAATAATAATCCATATTAATAACACAATATATTCATTTAATAAGTGTATTGTTAAACCAGCTGGTCCTGTGATCCTGGAGAGTCCTGTTCatcctgtgatggagggagatgaTGTGACCCTGAGCTGCAGAAGCAGAGAACCTTCCTCTGACCTCCAGGCTTATTTCTATAAAGACGGctttttcatcagcagcagctctacagGGAACATCACCATCAGCAACATCTCCACGTCTGATAAAGGACTGTACAAGTGCAGGATCTCTAGAGCTGGAGAATCAGCAgagagctggctgactgtcgGAGGTAATTTTGAGAAAGTGAACTCAccgtatgtgtgtgagtgcttcCAAACTCTAAGGTAAACCACAATTTGTGCCTGTCTATCTAGTGAATGTGAATTGTCTGACATTGTCCAGGTGCTGTGATCCTGGAGAGTCCTGCCCTCCCTGTGATGGAAGGAGACACTGTCACCCTGCACTGTAGAGACAAGGACACTCCCTCAAACTACATAGCTGAGTTCTACAAAGATGGCTCTCCGATCATGACCGGATATACAGGACGTATGACCATACACAATGTTTCCAGGGCTGATGAAGGACTCTACAAGTGCAGCATGTACCAAGTTGGAGAATCACTGGAAAGCTGGTTGGCTGTCAGAGGTGAGACTCGGCAGTGATCTGGTCTATATACAGTCACAGGCTAATGTGTTTGATGGTGTCTGTAGCACCATGAATGCAcgttatgaatgaatgaatatgaatatagtGCTGCAGTCAGGATGTGTGTATGGGTCAAACATGAGATTCAACTTAGAGCAGGTGTATTTTTTAACTTTCGATGGCATCAGATATCTGCTCCCTCTGACATACATCAGCAGCTACAAATCGTCTTGTTATCCAAACTCATATCATCTTTTCAGCATTTGAGGAGGACCCACATCCGTCCAGTGACTGTTCTCCTCACGGCTTCATGGTGCTAAGGATTGTTGGTACCATTTTACTGATGGCTCTGGGCTTGGTGGTGGGACTACTTCACTGCAGGAAACCCAGGTAATAATCAAGAAACCACTTGGTTAAATTAGCGACCATCTCGTAGTAGAATGTGTTGGCGGCTGTTTGGTTTGATTCTCCAGTAGATTTCAGAAACATGAACAGAATTTGATACGATGGATGActgaagctgtgttttttttgttggacCATCACCACTGTATTTTGGTGTTTCGTAGATGGCTcaacctctcctccctctgtccatccatcctGTCCTCGACATGGAACACCACTCCTTCACAgtattaatatttcatcatcATACTTATGTTTCTTGACAAACCTTTTTCTTCTGAGAACCTATGGAGCAAACAATTAAAAAGTAAGTAAAGAATCCAGTCTGGTATCACTGAATAATGCATGAATAACACCCCAATTTCCTGGagtcattttgtttgttatgttttgtgtgtcttttgccTTTTGTTAGTCAGATGAAAATGTCCAGGCAAATGActgaccagaaacatcacaaattaattgttgtgtgtgtgtgcattttaatgtAGTAACTTTTTAATTAACTTGTACAATTGAAGGCTTTTTCTCTAATATTctaactgaaatatttcattctgttAATGCAGAGTCAAAGCTTGTGTGAAACCAGCTGTTGGATTGTTGTATATATTGTACAGTAGTtttgtgtatattgtgtacGTATAAGGAAAGAAAACTTGTAGAAATTCCTCACTGTAAATATGAGAAACAGCGAATGCAGTTTGTGCACATTTGTGAAGACAGATAACACTTCATTTATAAGAGTTACAGCGTACAAACTGGAAATAACCTGGGCTGGaaggcatttttaaaaatggacaGGTGTGgttatcagcagcagcagcagccctctGCATAATCATCAGCcttcagcagtgtttttttttttttttttttacaaggtgtcagtttgtgtgtgacagttaAACCACTATGTTCTAACTGTTTATGCTGTTTATTAGAACAGAGCTCCTGCAGCTTTTAAATACATCCACTGTGGTCGGCTACTGATGTAAAACACTCACCAAACTGAGGTTCcacacactgatgctgtgtGACATATGATTAATATAATCACCACAGAGCATTAATGTCATAGAAGCTGCTGTCTTGCATCACAGGGTACGGGGATTTAAATGTCTTGCTTCACAGCGTAGTTGTATTTTTTGGTTGTCTCACCACTTACCAGCAACAGTGAGCCATTTATGTTCTGGTCtcattaaacagaaacataacaTTATAATACAGTGTAACATAGACACAGCATAAACTTTATTATTCTCTCTggtaatattattatttattcctttattgTAAAATGATCTTAACCTCAATAAGTCAAGCTgtcatgaaatgaaatcatgAGCACTTTGATAATCAGAGTGAAAAGActcatttaaaaatgatgatTATTAATCTGTCAAGGAAATGATCTCATGTACTGTGGTGAGGCCAGCGAGGCAGCTCACTGCTGCCCCCAAAAGGGCTAAAGTTAACTGGGGTCATGctcaatattttactgtatttatttgatgTGGACATAATTTTATGATCACAAGTTCCTTCTCAGAGTCAGAACAATATTAATTCTTTAAAAGAACCTGAAGGGTTCATCAGCAAACATGAGGAGTCATTTCCATCATGGTCTCTATTTAATTATTGGAAACAGTGGAGAGAACTGGTGTGAGGCTGCAGGAGAAGCAGTCAACGTCTCTGCAACTGGTGTGTTTATTGTCTTGAATATCTTCTGTATCATTATGTCCAGGTAAAAACACCAATtaaagcagtttcatgttaaaattcTATATTTCAGTGTATctaaaaaatctcttttttttatctgacagCCTCTGGGAATCAAACAGACCATTACTTTGACTAaaataaggattttttttctcccagatTTAACGTGGGAAGTCACATCTGTCTACCTTTAAACCAACTCCAATGTTCAGTAAGTAAAATGGAATTGAAATCCTTGTCATAATTGACAGCGGAGTCCACCGCTGACGGGACAAAACCCTCAATCTGTCAAGGCACCAAACATTTCTAGAGGAGGAAGGTTTTGGTTTTTTCAAACTTTCGTAATCGTACGCGCCTCCCACCGAAGGGCTGACGTCAGACGCCGAAAATCGCACACCTTGGTGAATCTAACAGACGCGATGTGTCGCTTCATGGCGGCGTCGAAGTTTTTAACCCCGGGGATTTAACAGCGAGACTGCCCTTGTCGGAAAAGTTCCCGAAAGTTAAGAGACACCGAGACGACGCGTCCaacaacaggaggagctggaaactCAGTCAGAAGGTCAGTGATGTCTTTAATTAGCCACGAGTTAGCTTGGTGTTAATGACGCTGTTGTCAGGTGTGTCGGCGCGTGTCAGGCGAAAGTTGTTTAGAGCGACAGGTTTAACTTTACTGAAACATATAATGTCCTGTTTCCATGAAGTTCAAAcgcacattttaaaaactggagAGGTGTGTGGTCACTCAAAGGTTCATGGGATTAACCCACGATGCTGTAAAATTTTACAATCAAATGGAAAGGGGTCTCTCCAGGTAATATTGAGCACGTGCGCTGCACCTGATCACcgccaacagctgctgcagtgtaatccagtctgtgtctgacagcagtgtatTGGAGATGTCTGGTCATGACTGTCTCTGTTTAATGAGCTTGAAACgtttttgtggttttgcttAAGAGAGTCCTGACCTCCTTTGTGTCCACAGTAACTCCCCTACTTTTACACCGACTTACTGACAGACAGTTGTAATAACTCTCATGGCCACTAGAGGTCCTTGTGAGgtaaatttaaaaacagtttgttatGAACAGATTATCAGTGCCGTCCTTCCTCTGGTGCCTCCAGTCTTCTGCAGAGTAAATGACAGCCACAGTTGTTGaggtttgtgtttatgtctctgAATGGTCTGACTGGAGTCTCTGATTCTCTATCTCCTCCAGTTGTCCATTAATTTGTTCCTTGCAGTCATCTAAagctttcttcttctctgtcactATATTAACTGCACAAATGACTGACTTTAAAACTGCGTCTTTGTCTTTTCGTTTTCTCTCAAGATCCTTCTTTACGGTTTCATGCTCTGTGTCGGTCTGAAGATGCTcgttttcattcagtttctctctccactgacTCTGGACCTCATCCCTCTGGACCTCCACATCATGCAGTAATAATCCAAGTTGATAGATCTGGTCCTGCAGATCCTTCCTGTGATCCATTAAAAAGTTAACTGCTCCCACCACATCCCTGCGCTCTTCTTCTACTTCATTTAACTGCACTTTGaggttttcttctttcttgtccAAATCCTTCACCTCCACACTCTCTGTCGTGGCCTGCACTGCTTCTCCTTTTTCATCAACGAGAGTGTGAAGCTCTGTGTAGTTAATTAAACTCCCTGTTGTTGAAGGTTTCAGTTTGTTGCCTGttgtaaagacaaaataagataCGCTGTGAATTGAGGAACAGCGAGGGAGAGTGTGCTGTTTAATGAAGGACttactgtttcctgtctgtctccatctccacacaacaaagacaactgCAACAATAACTGCGAAGGCCAAAGCCAAACTGATGATGATCCATGTCTGAGTAGCACTGCTACATGGAGCACTGAAGAAATCATCTGtaatgataaaacacagaacaacaacaattaGACATCAGCTATTTGTGACTCAGTGTCCATATCAATATAGAACTTATTTCCTACCTGGAACAtgaatctctgtctctctggtctggttggttttgttctgttggactctacaggtgaagctgttgctgtgtctcttctccacagtcactctgctgctgacagtatagaggtcatcaagacctctgactgtctctgtaggtccagcagagaggaggtttccctcaccgtccagccacaacacctcaggctctggataccagcCTTTAGACTCACACTCTAACACCACTGCACTGGTTTCTTCTTCATTCTCAGGCCTCGCTAAGCTGATGTTAAGTGAGGAAACGGCACCTGATGATGAAGggaataaaaatgtacattaaaaaatgtaaatagtctCTAGATTAAAAATCATGGAAATGCATAAACCAGTATGATCCAGACTGGGATGACTAAGAGTCAGATCTCTCCTTTACACCACTTGGGATTTTGTTATTGATCATATTAACTCTTTATCTTTGAATTCATCACTGTTTGCGAGAGTTTAAACTGACTCACCATCTCTATTTCACTAGAGGAAAAACTGGCTAAAATTTAGCAGTGATGTCAGCTGGCCTAGATCTCGAATTACTGGTTCCCTAGATAACACCAAGGTTCCAAGAATCCTGAACAGAACCGGTTCAAGAACCAGAGCTAATTTAATGGAAAACAGTGGTTTGAGGATCTGCCCTGTGAAGCCAGTATCATGTATCCACTCACCAACAACAAAATCGACTGTTGA
This region includes:
- the LOC108885850 gene encoding butyrophilin subfamily 3 member A2, which codes for MLQLKNEQPLKPQPRAFRALVFHHAVFFLLLTHHCGGQPQMVSPSQPIVAVVGDDVILPCHLEPAMDASDMTVEWTRPDLEPRFVHVWRSGVELENKKHPSYMGRTSLSPNRLKHGDISLTLPRVKLSDEGTYKCFIPTISRESTVDFVVGAVSSLNISLARPENEEETSAVVLECESKGWYPEPEVLWLDGEGNLLSAGPTETVRGLDDLYTVSSRVTVEKRHSNSFTCRVQQNKTNQTRETEIHVPDDFFSAPCSSATQTWIIISLALAFAVIVAVVFVVWRWRQTGNSNKLKPSTTGSLINYTELHTLVDEKGEAVQATTESVEVKDLDKKEENLKVQLNEVEEERRDVVGAVNFLMDHRKDLQDQIYQLGLLLHDVEVQRDEVQSQWREKLNENEHLQTDTEHETVKKDLERKRKDKDAVLKSVICAVNIVTEKKKALDDCKEQINGQLEEIENQRLQSDHSET